A stretch of Sandaracinaceae bacterium DNA encodes these proteins:
- a CDS encoding c-type cytochrome: MTQNASDYADALAAHVTDAACAIGLSVLALVVVLAIACLRRPGSRDVARLLLAPIAMLPFALFLGTTPPPVPTLARGEAVVIHARAHRWRWEFEQSNGMIEGRLLVPVGRTVHLVLTSEGPAPTVHSFHVPALGIGVDVAPGQKRHVLFVAEREDDYLIECGAFCGTGHARMSASLVVLSQAEFDPPYGCTLGLHAPLDVTMAEWGERVFANNGCPACHTVGEARSDLPSTQPSSLPDDEPSRPPLVLVGPGLYDLVMRERPLTDGAVALADADYLRRAIVRPQDDVVVGYEQMAMPAFNFSEAELDALLAYLHALSASPEIRERAKDFEPY, translated from the coding sequence ATGACGCAGAACGCGTCCGACTACGCCGACGCGCTGGCCGCGCACGTCACCGACGCGGCGTGCGCGATCGGGCTCAGTGTGCTCGCGCTCGTGGTCGTGCTCGCCATCGCGTGCCTCCGCCGCCCCGGCTCGAGGGATGTCGCGCGTCTCCTGCTCGCGCCGATCGCCATGCTGCCCTTCGCGCTCTTCCTGGGGACGACGCCGCCCCCCGTCCCGACCCTCGCGCGCGGGGAGGCCGTCGTCATTCACGCCCGCGCTCACCGCTGGCGCTGGGAGTTCGAGCAGTCCAATGGAATGATCGAGGGCCGGCTCCTCGTCCCGGTGGGGCGGACCGTGCACCTCGTGCTGACGAGCGAGGGGCCCGCGCCGACCGTTCATTCGTTCCACGTCCCCGCCCTCGGGATCGGGGTGGACGTCGCGCCCGGCCAGAAGCGCCACGTCCTCTTCGTGGCGGAGCGGGAGGACGACTACCTCATCGAGTGCGGCGCCTTCTGCGGCACGGGTCACGCGCGCATGTCGGCCTCGCTGGTCGTGCTGTCGCAGGCCGAGTTCGACCCCCCCTACGGTTGCACTCTCGGCTTGCACGCGCCTCTGGACGTCACGATGGCGGAGTGGGGCGAGAGGGTGTTCGCGAACAACGGCTGCCCCGCGTGTCACACCGTGGGCGAGGCGCGCTCGGACTTACCCTCGACGCAGCCCTCGAGCCTGCCCGACGACGAGCCCTCGCGCCCGCCCTTGGTCCTGGTGGGCCCCGGCCTCTACGACCTCGTGATGCGCGAGCGCCCGCTGACCGACGGCGCGGTGGCCCTCGCCGACGCCGACTACCTGCGGCGCGCGATCGTGAGGCCCCAGGACGACGTCGTGGTCGGCTACGAGCAGATGGCGATGCCCGCTTTCAACTTCTCGGAGGCGGAGCTCGACGCTCTGCTGGCCTATCTGCATGCGCTGTCGGCCAGCCCTGAGATCCGCGAGCGGGCGAAGGACTTCGAGCCCTACTGA
- a CDS encoding diguanylate cyclase, whose amino-acid sequence MSSLVHAALTIRKTARASFGFVAASAFAVLVLLGVFLVDPESLGVEHGAVGLAWLAIFGVRAAKRAREKPGAEEGKWLDLELGVLLLIAAHAGVQLGGGLQGPVYPAIYVLVAFLASFARSPMGTTLVLFALGFEAALWWLTQARADWERFALHGVFIVLFGALNVVFTRAEIARVRERSKKELDQEREKVREESRLFRLVGAASSDASAQAEDKVFRSSLEQVHDALYHVLDLLKRTLDLHTCVLFMKDDTGKLRIVELATDSDDVAEGPFSAGEGAVGAVASRGLTMNLENLKPGYKGLCYYQNGARVGTFLGVPVTDPGSGNVQGALCADRLGARPFTPQEEEVLTGAVAQVLRAIQNERVFVQLERSKREQTHLYRASQALGEALSEDQVIDAGLSAAGDIAPYDFAAITLYDAESKRHSVRKAVGEEAERFAKLTFRDNTSLTAMAVKNRHYLPYRGEFDARQQVVYTKRANLKEMSSLLILPLVVREDAIGTLALAAHRRDAFNDAVRPTLQVLANQLAVAMSNAAAVRRLEEMATTDGLTGCLNKRAFLEELDAKLKSADRFGRKLSLLVTDIDHFKSVNDTYGHDVGDVVIKELGAILNRVKRDTDAVARFGGEEFCVLCEETDTEGAITLAERIREELGETVFTTELGKLSVKCSVGVATFPHDADSPETLFKVTDNALYAAKRSGRNRVCTSSDAA is encoded by the coding sequence ATGTCGTCCCTCGTCCACGCAGCGCTGACCATCCGAAAGACCGCGCGGGCCTCGTTCGGCTTCGTCGCCGCGAGCGCGTTCGCGGTGCTGGTGCTGCTCGGGGTGTTCCTCGTCGATCCGGAGTCCCTCGGGGTCGAGCACGGCGCGGTCGGGCTGGCCTGGCTCGCCATCTTCGGGGTCCGAGCCGCCAAGCGCGCGCGGGAGAAGCCCGGGGCCGAGGAGGGCAAGTGGCTGGACCTCGAGCTCGGCGTGCTGCTGCTCATCGCCGCGCACGCGGGGGTGCAGCTCGGGGGCGGGCTCCAGGGCCCGGTCTACCCGGCGATCTACGTGCTGGTCGCGTTCCTGGCGTCCTTCGCGCGGAGCCCGATGGGCACCACCCTCGTGCTCTTCGCGCTCGGCTTCGAGGCCGCGCTCTGGTGGCTGACCCAGGCGCGGGCGGACTGGGAGCGCTTCGCCCTGCACGGCGTCTTCATCGTGCTCTTCGGGGCGCTGAACGTGGTCTTCACCCGCGCGGAGATCGCCCGGGTCCGCGAGCGCAGCAAGAAGGAGCTCGACCAGGAGCGGGAGAAGGTGCGCGAGGAGAGCCGCCTGTTCCGGCTGGTCGGCGCGGCGAGCAGCGACGCCTCGGCCCAGGCGGAGGACAAGGTCTTCCGCTCGAGCCTCGAGCAGGTGCACGACGCGCTCTACCACGTGCTCGATCTCCTCAAGCGCACGCTCGATCTGCACACCTGTGTGCTCTTCATGAAGGACGACACGGGCAAGCTCCGCATCGTCGAGCTGGCCACCGACTCGGACGACGTGGCCGAGGGGCCGTTCTCGGCCGGTGAGGGCGCGGTCGGCGCGGTGGCGAGCCGCGGGCTGACCATGAACCTCGAGAACCTCAAGCCAGGTTACAAGGGGCTCTGCTACTACCAGAACGGCGCGCGGGTGGGGACCTTCCTCGGCGTGCCGGTCACCGACCCGGGCAGCGGCAACGTGCAGGGCGCGCTCTGCGCCGACCGGCTCGGCGCGCGGCCGTTCACGCCGCAGGAGGAGGAGGTCCTCACGGGCGCGGTCGCCCAGGTGCTGCGCGCGATCCAGAACGAGCGCGTCTTCGTGCAGCTCGAGCGCAGCAAGCGCGAGCAGACCCACCTCTACCGCGCGTCCCAGGCGCTGGGCGAGGCGCTGAGCGAGGACCAGGTCATCGACGCCGGGCTCAGCGCCGCGGGCGACATCGCCCCCTACGACTTCGCGGCCATCACGCTCTACGACGCGGAGAGCAAGCGCCACAGCGTGCGCAAGGCGGTGGGCGAGGAGGCGGAGCGCTTCGCCAAGCTCACCTTCCGCGACAACACGTCGCTCACCGCGATGGCGGTCAAGAACCGCCACTACCTCCCCTACCGCGGCGAGTTCGATGCGCGGCAGCAGGTCGTCTACACCAAGCGCGCGAACCTCAAGGAGATGTCGTCGCTGCTGATCCTGCCGCTCGTGGTGCGCGAGGACGCGATCGGCACGCTGGCCCTGGCCGCGCACCGCCGCGACGCCTTCAATGACGCGGTTCGCCCCACGCTGCAGGTGCTGGCCAACCAGCTCGCGGTGGCGATGAGCAACGCGGCCGCGGTGCGGCGCCTCGAGGAGATGGCCACCACGGATGGGCTCACGGGCTGCCTGAACAAGCGCGCGTTCCTCGAGGAGCTCGACGCGAAGCTCAAGAGCGCCGACCGCTTCGGGCGCAAGCTCTCGCTCCTGGTCACCGACATCGACCACTTCAAGAGCGTCAACGACACCTACGGGCACGACGTGGGCGACGTGGTCATCAAGGAGCTCGGCGCGATCCTCAACCGGGTCAAGCGCGACACGGACGCGGTCGCGCGCTTCGGCGGCGAGGAGTTCTGCGTGCTCTGCGAGGAGACGGACACGGAGGGCGCCATCACGCTCGCCGAGCGCATCCGCGAGGAGCTGGGCGAGACGGTGTTCACCACCGAGCTGGGCAAGCTGAGCGTCAAGTGCTCGGTCGGCGTCGCGACCTTCCCGCACGACGCCGACTCGCCCGAGACGCTCTTCAAGGTCACCGACAACGCGCTCTACGCCGCCAAGCGCTCGGGCCGCAACCGCGTCTGCACCTCGAGCGACGCGGCCTGA
- a CDS encoding septum formation initiator family protein: protein MSRLGSALAWMLPFGLLILSIVSVPLAILDEEGLPRYRALKGELAEVDRVNGRLRREVELLHREVDALRTDPETIERIARDELGMIRDDELMFQFSQ, encoded by the coding sequence GTGTCTCGACTCGGAAGCGCGCTCGCCTGGATGCTGCCCTTCGGGCTCTTGATCTTGTCGATCGTGAGCGTGCCGCTCGCGATCCTCGATGAGGAGGGCCTGCCGCGCTACCGCGCGCTCAAGGGGGAGCTGGCCGAGGTGGACCGGGTGAACGGGCGCCTGCGCCGCGAGGTGGAGCTGCTGCACCGCGAGGTCGACGCCTTGCGCACCGACCCCGAGACCATCGAGCGGATCGCCCGCGACGAGCTGGGCATGATCCGCGACGACGAGCTGATGTTCCAGTTCTCCCAGTGA
- a CDS encoding MgtC/SapB family protein produces MDAILLLRVGLALALAIPVGWERERLARPAGLRTHMLVAASAAAFSGIALLLVDLVDASNARLDPIRAIEAIVAGIGFIGAGTVFISKDRVVGLTTAASLLATAALGTAAGLGRYLLAVGLAVLILIVLAVLRRMTPEPTEQPPPADAL; encoded by the coding sequence ATGGACGCCATCCTGCTGCTCCGGGTGGGGCTGGCTCTGGCCCTCGCCATCCCCGTGGGCTGGGAGCGCGAGCGGCTCGCCCGCCCGGCTGGCTTGCGCACCCACATGCTCGTGGCCGCGAGCGCGGCCGCCTTCAGCGGCATCGCGCTCCTCCTGGTGGACCTGGTCGACGCCAGCAACGCGCGCCTCGATCCGATCCGCGCCATCGAGGCGATCGTGGCCGGGATCGGCTTCATCGGCGCGGGCACGGTCTTCATCTCCAAGGACCGCGTGGTCGGGCTGACCACCGCGGCGTCGCTCCTGGCCACCGCCGCCCTCGGGACCGCGGCCGGCCTCGGCCGCTACCTGCTCGCGGTGGGCCTGGCCGTCCTGATCCTGATCGTCCTGGCCGTGCTCCGTCGCATGACCCCCGAGCCCACCGAGCAGCCGCCGCCGGCCGACGCCCTGTAG
- the hrcA gene encoding heat-inducible transcriptional repressor HrcA, which yields MWRICRGCLTLSRRLPIAEVALGADHRVPHPSRPELTFRARKILYAVITEYVASGEPVGSRRLAKRYGINLSAATIRNVLADLTDAGFLGQPHTSAGRVPTERGFRVFVDALIQMREVTAEDRDAVMQRMRDLRPGVDDLVKEAGRLLATMAGAAAVVTRPRADAEPLSQIRFLELRPGELLALIITRDGAIQNRAIPAPELTPSALERLNNYLAEKVAGKTLAEVRKALSSEVADERTLQQQAQQVLEAAASTQDEERDIVIQGHTVLFDRPEFSDSENIRRYLRTFEEKERLLGLLDSTIAAGGVQVLIGSETELEEVPDISLISASYQRSGRTAGTVGIIGPTRMDYGKLVPLVGFTAQVISDVLDGVHSDEEEPDDA from the coding sequence ATGTGGCGCATCTGCCGGGGATGCTTGACACTTTCTCGGCGCCTCCCTATTGCCGAGGTTGCCCTCGGAGCTGACCACCGCGTGCCTCACCCCAGTCGACCTGAGCTGACCTTTCGCGCTCGGAAGATCCTGTACGCCGTGATCACCGAGTACGTGGCGAGCGGCGAGCCGGTCGGGTCCCGTCGGCTGGCCAAGCGCTACGGCATCAACCTGTCCGCGGCCACCATCCGGAACGTGCTCGCCGATCTGACCGACGCGGGCTTCCTCGGGCAGCCGCACACCAGCGCGGGGCGCGTCCCGACCGAGCGCGGCTTCCGCGTGTTCGTCGACGCGCTCATCCAGATGCGCGAGGTCACGGCCGAGGACCGAGACGCGGTGATGCAGCGCATGCGGGATCTGCGCCCCGGCGTGGACGATCTCGTGAAGGAGGCGGGCCGGCTGCTCGCGACGATGGCCGGCGCCGCGGCCGTGGTCACCCGCCCCCGCGCGGACGCCGAGCCGCTCTCGCAGATCCGCTTCCTCGAGCTGCGGCCCGGGGAGCTGCTCGCGCTGATCATCACGCGCGACGGCGCCATCCAGAACCGGGCCATCCCCGCGCCCGAGCTCACCCCGTCCGCGCTCGAGCGGCTGAACAACTACCTGGCCGAGAAGGTGGCCGGCAAGACGCTCGCGGAGGTCCGCAAGGCGCTCTCGAGCGAGGTGGCGGACGAGCGCACGCTCCAGCAGCAGGCGCAGCAGGTCCTCGAGGCCGCGGCCTCGACCCAGGACGAAGAGCGCGACATCGTCATCCAGGGCCACACCGTGCTCTTCGACCGGCCCGAGTTCTCGGACTCGGAGAACATCCGGCGCTACCTGCGCACGTTCGAGGAGAAGGAGCGCCTGCTCGGCCTGCTCGACTCGACCATCGCCGCGGGCGGGGTCCAGGTGCTCATCGGCTCCGAGACGGAGCTCGAGGAGGTGCCCGACATCTCGCTCATCAGCGCCAGCTACCAGCGCAGCGGCCGCACCGCGGGCACGGTCGGCATCATCGGCCCCACCCGCATGGACTATGGCAAGCTCGTGCCTCTGGTCGGCTTCACCGCGCAGGTGATCAGCGACGTGCTCGACGGTGTGCACTCCGACGAAGAGGAGCCGGACGACGCGTGA
- the grpE gene encoding nucleotide exchange factor GrpE translates to MSDVDIKSPDEETGEEAEPNAKKPVATLPEDDAGEAQLSPMEELEAERAKLKDQLLRTAADFDNYRKRARKDVELAERKGKEAVLREILPVIDNLERAVAASADAVDVQAVRDGVNMVLKSFEESAARLGIERVESVGQRFDPNLHDAFQQVETDEHVPGTVVQEYQPGYKMGDKLLRPAMVVVARKVPEPKTEEGDAS, encoded by the coding sequence GTGAGCGACGTGGATATCAAGAGCCCCGACGAAGAGACCGGCGAAGAAGCCGAGCCCAACGCCAAGAAGCCGGTAGCGACGCTGCCCGAGGACGACGCGGGCGAGGCCCAGCTGTCGCCCATGGAGGAGCTCGAGGCGGAGCGCGCGAAGCTGAAGGACCAGCTGCTGCGTACGGCGGCCGACTTCGACAACTACCGAAAGCGCGCCCGAAAGGACGTGGAGCTCGCCGAGCGCAAGGGCAAGGAGGCGGTCCTCCGCGAGATCCTGCCCGTGATCGACAACCTCGAGCGCGCGGTGGCCGCGTCCGCCGACGCCGTCGACGTCCAGGCGGTCCGGGACGGCGTCAACATGGTGCTGAAGAGCTTCGAGGAGTCGGCGGCCCGGCTCGGCATCGAGCGCGTGGAGTCCGTGGGGCAGCGCTTCGACCCGAACCTCCACGACGCCTTCCAGCAGGTCGAGACGGACGAGCACGTGCCCGGCACGGTGGTCCAGGAGTATCAGCCCGGATATAAGATGGGGGACAAGCTCCTCCGCCCCGCGATGGTCGTCGTGGCCCGCAAGGTGCCCGAACCCAAGACGGAGGAGGGCGACGCCTCCTGA
- the dnaK gene encoding molecular chaperone DnaK codes for MSKVIGIDLGTTNSCVAFIENGEPVVIPNAEGSRTTPSVVAFMKDGERRVGTVAKRQAVTNPENTVYAVKRLMGRRFESEEAKWQAESVPYRVVQAMNGDAWVAVGDAEYSPPEVSAMILQSMREVAEAYVGSEISEAVVTVPAYFDDAQRQATRDAGKIAGLEVKRIINEPTAAALAYGLDATKQGKVAVYDLGGGTFDISIMEIQDGVFKVLSTNGDTHLGGEDFDGEIVNLLAERFLKEHEGLDLRKDKVALQRLKEQAEKAKHELSTALDTEINLPFIAADATGPKHLVTQVKRSELEIRVSDLVERTLGPCKKALDDAGVKTEDIEDVILVGGMTRMPLVQKIVTEFFGKKPHKGVNPDEVVAIGAAIQGASLSGEMEEVLLLDVTPLSLGVEVGGGIFHRLIERNTTIPASAEEVFTTSIDNQPFVPIHVLQGEREMAGDNKTLAKFELAPIPPAPRGVPEVEVRFEIDADGIVNVSAKDLGSGREQKVRVVASSGLTQEQVDKLVEEAGKYRQSDEKRKELAELRNSAEALLYTSQRAVEEMAELVEPDVIEAVAQDIEQLRELLSGGDAIAIREALQQLELSAYRIAESMYGGGDA; via the coding sequence ATGTCCAAGGTCATCGGGATCGATCTCGGCACCACCAACTCGTGCGTCGCGTTCATCGAGAACGGCGAGCCGGTGGTGATCCCGAACGCGGAGGGCTCGCGCACCACGCCCTCCGTGGTGGCGTTCATGAAGGACGGCGAGCGTCGCGTCGGCACCGTGGCCAAGCGGCAGGCGGTCACGAACCCCGAGAACACCGTCTACGCCGTCAAGCGCCTGATGGGCCGTCGCTTCGAGAGCGAAGAGGCCAAGTGGCAGGCGGAGTCCGTGCCCTACCGCGTCGTGCAGGCGATGAACGGAGACGCCTGGGTCGCGGTCGGTGACGCCGAGTACTCGCCGCCCGAGGTGTCGGCGATGATCCTCCAGTCGATGCGCGAGGTGGCCGAGGCCTACGTGGGATCCGAGATCTCCGAGGCGGTGGTCACCGTGCCGGCCTACTTCGACGACGCGCAGCGGCAAGCGACGCGCGACGCGGGCAAGATCGCCGGGCTCGAGGTCAAGCGCATCATCAACGAGCCCACCGCGGCCGCGCTCGCCTACGGGCTCGACGCGACCAAGCAGGGCAAGGTCGCGGTCTACGACCTCGGCGGCGGCACGTTCGACATCTCGATCATGGAGATCCAGGACGGCGTCTTCAAGGTCCTGAGCACCAATGGTGATACGCACCTGGGCGGGGAAGACTTCGACGGGGAGATCGTCAACCTCCTGGCCGAGCGCTTCCTGAAGGAGCACGAGGGGCTCGACCTCCGCAAGGACAAGGTGGCGCTGCAGCGCCTCAAGGAGCAGGCGGAGAAGGCCAAGCACGAGCTCTCCACCGCGCTCGACACCGAGATCAACCTCCCCTTCATCGCCGCGGACGCGACCGGCCCGAAGCACCTCGTGACGCAGGTGAAGCGCTCGGAGCTGGAGATCCGCGTCTCGGACCTCGTCGAGCGGACGCTCGGGCCCTGCAAGAAGGCGCTCGACGACGCGGGCGTGAAGACCGAGGACATCGAGGACGTGATCCTCGTCGGCGGCATGACGCGCATGCCGCTCGTCCAGAAGATCGTCACCGAGTTCTTCGGCAAGAAGCCCCACAAGGGCGTCAACCCCGACGAGGTCGTGGCCATCGGCGCCGCCATCCAGGGCGCCTCGCTCTCGGGCGAGATGGAGGAGGTGCTCCTCCTCGATGTCACCCCGCTGTCCCTCGGCGTCGAGGTCGGCGGCGGCATCTTCCACCGCTTGATCGAGCGCAACACGACCATCCCCGCCAGCGCGGAGGAGGTCTTCACGACCAGCATCGACAACCAGCCCTTCGTGCCGATCCACGTGCTCCAGGGCGAGCGCGAGATGGCGGGCGACAACAAGACCCTCGCCAAGTTCGAGCTCGCGCCCATCCCCCCCGCGCCGCGCGGCGTGCCGGAGGTCGAGGTGCGCTTCGAGATCGACGCGGACGGCATCGTCAACGTGTCGGCCAAGGACCTCGGCTCCGGGCGAGAGCAGAAGGTGCGCGTCGTGGCCTCCAGCGGCCTGACCCAGGAGCAGGTCGACAAGCTCGTCGAAGAGGCGGGCAAGTACCGACAGAGCGACGAGAAGCGCAAGGAGCTCGCCGAGCTGCGCAACTCGGCCGAAGCTCTGCTATACACCTCCCAGCGTGCGGTGGAGGAGATGGCTGAGCTCGTGGAACCTGATGTCATCGAAGCGGTAGCGCAGGACATCGAGCAGCTCCGCGAGCTGTTGTCGGGGGGAGACGCAATTGCCATCCGTGAGGCGCTTCAGCAGCTCGAGCTGAGCGCCTATCGGATCGCCGAGTCCATGTACGGCGGCGGCGACGCCTGA
- a CDS encoding UDP-N-acetylmuramate dehydrogenase: MIPGIDILEDVALAPRTTLQLGGRAKHYLRAKDAESVTHALRWAERLGLPVGVLGGGSNLIVSDEGFDGLVVEMAQQGIEEREEDGRALVTAQAGEDWDLFVERCVAAGLQGLECLSGIPGRVGATPIQNVGAYGQEVSETIAQVRALHRETLRVETLPPEACDFAYRDSAFKRDPERYVVLSVTFALRPGGAPAIRYAELERALTGLETPSLSDVRETVIALRRRKSMVLDFADENHRSAGSFFTNPIVDAGAADAVVQRALAEGIVSDPSEVPRWPSGDQVKLAAGWLIERAGMGKGTRHGQVGISTKHALALVHHGGGTTRELLELAERVRAAVRDRFGVELHREPTLW; this comes from the coding sequence TTGATCCCGGGCATCGACATCCTCGAGGACGTGGCCCTCGCCCCTCGCACCACCCTGCAGCTGGGCGGGCGGGCGAAGCACTACCTCCGCGCGAAGGACGCCGAGTCCGTCACGCACGCGCTCCGCTGGGCCGAGCGCCTCGGCCTCCCTGTCGGCGTGCTCGGCGGGGGCAGCAACCTCATCGTCTCGGACGAGGGCTTCGACGGGCTCGTGGTCGAGATGGCCCAGCAGGGGATCGAGGAGCGGGAGGAGGACGGCCGCGCGCTCGTCACCGCCCAGGCGGGCGAGGACTGGGACCTCTTCGTCGAGCGCTGCGTGGCCGCGGGGCTGCAAGGGCTGGAGTGCCTGAGCGGCATCCCCGGGCGCGTCGGGGCGACCCCGATCCAGAACGTCGGCGCCTACGGACAGGAGGTCTCGGAGACCATCGCCCAGGTCCGCGCGCTCCACCGCGAGACGCTGCGGGTCGAGACCCTGCCCCCCGAGGCCTGCGACTTCGCCTACCGCGACAGCGCCTTCAAGCGAGACCCCGAGCGCTACGTGGTGCTCTCGGTGACCTTCGCGCTGCGCCCCGGCGGCGCGCCCGCGATCCGCTACGCCGAGCTGGAGCGCGCCCTGACGGGGCTGGAGACGCCTTCGCTCTCGGACGTGCGCGAGACGGTGATCGCGCTGCGGCGTCGGAAGTCGATGGTGCTCGACTTCGCGGACGAGAACCACCGCAGCGCGGGCTCGTTCTTCACCAACCCCATCGTCGACGCCGGGGCCGCGGACGCCGTGGTCCAGAGGGCGCTGGCGGAGGGGATCGTGAGCGATCCGAGCGAGGTGCCGCGCTGGCCCTCGGGCGATCAGGTCAAGCTCGCCGCCGGCTGGCTGATCGAGCGCGCGGGCATGGGCAAGGGCACGCGCCACGGCCAGGTGGGCATCAGCACCAAGCACGCGCTGGCGCTCGTGCACCACGGCGGCGGCACCACCCGGGAGCTGCTCGAGCTGGCCGAGCGGGTGCGCGCCGCGGTGCGGGATCGGTTCGGGGTGGAGCTCCACCGCGAGCCCACGCTCTGGTAG
- the serS gene encoding serine--tRNA ligase, producing the protein MLDLRHVTENLDEVRAKLATRGAEPSSLNRLAELAEQRRSGITEIEALRAKRNETSKAMASVDKKSDAFAKVRDEMKAIGARIKELEVSEKAVEAELDGILSGLPNLPHESTPVGASDADNVEVRAWGDKPTFDFTPQAHDDLGRALGILDFERAAKISGARFAVLRGQGARLERGLINFMLDLHTGEHGYEELWPPALVKDSALRGTGQLPKFEADVFHVGRHYEEGDQAERVRHFLSPTAEVQVTNFHADEIFEADALPQRYCAYSPCFRSEAGSHGKDTRGLIRQHQFDKVELVHFCRPEDAEAQHEQLVGHAEAVLQRLDLTYRVMELCTKDLGFAAQKCFDIEVWLPGQGAYREISSCSWFGDFQARRAKIRYRPEAKAKPRHLHTLNGSGLAVGRTLVAILEQHQQADGSVRIPEALRPYVGFETIARA; encoded by the coding sequence ATGTTGGACCTCCGGCACGTCACCGAGAACCTCGACGAGGTCAGGGCGAAGCTCGCCACGCGCGGCGCCGAGCCCAGCTCTCTGAATCGCCTCGCCGAGCTGGCCGAGCAGCGCCGAAGCGGCATCACGGAGATCGAGGCGCTGAGGGCGAAGCGCAACGAGACCAGCAAGGCGATGGCCTCCGTCGACAAGAAGAGCGACGCCTTCGCGAAGGTGCGCGACGAGATGAAGGCCATCGGCGCCCGCATCAAGGAGCTCGAGGTCTCCGAGAAGGCGGTCGAGGCGGAGCTCGACGGGATCCTGAGCGGGCTGCCCAACCTCCCGCACGAGAGCACCCCCGTCGGCGCGAGCGACGCCGACAACGTCGAGGTCCGGGCATGGGGCGACAAACCCACGTTCGACTTCACGCCGCAGGCGCACGACGACCTGGGCCGCGCGCTGGGCATCCTCGACTTCGAGCGGGCGGCGAAGATCAGCGGCGCGCGCTTCGCCGTGCTGCGCGGTCAGGGCGCGCGGCTCGAGCGCGGGCTGATCAACTTCATGCTCGATCTCCACACCGGCGAGCACGGCTACGAGGAGCTCTGGCCGCCCGCGCTGGTGAAGGACTCGGCGCTGCGCGGCACGGGTCAGCTGCCCAAGTTCGAGGCGGACGTCTTCCACGTGGGACGCCACTACGAGGAGGGCGACCAGGCGGAGCGGGTGCGGCACTTCCTCTCGCCCACGGCCGAGGTGCAGGTCACGAACTTCCACGCCGACGAGATCTTCGAGGCCGACGCTCTGCCCCAGCGCTACTGCGCCTACAGCCCGTGCTTCCGCAGCGAGGCGGGCAGCCACGGCAAGGACACGCGCGGCCTCATCCGCCAGCACCAGTTCGACAAGGTCGAGCTCGTCCACTTCTGCCGGCCCGAGGACGCGGAGGCGCAGCACGAGCAGCTGGTGGGCCACGCCGAGGCGGTCCTGCAGCGGCTCGACCTCACCTACCGCGTGATGGAGCTGTGCACGAAGGACCTCGGCTTCGCGGCGCAGAAGTGCTTCGACATCGAGGTCTGGCTGCCGGGGCAAGGCGCCTACCGCGAGATCTCGAGCTGCTCGTGGTTCGGCGACTTCCAGGCGCGGCGCGCGAAGATCCGCTACCGCCCCGAGGCGAAGGCGAAGCCGCGCCACCTGCACACCCTGAACGGCTCCGGGCTCGCGGTGGGCCGCACGCTCGTCGCCATCCTCGAGCAACACCAGCAGGCGGACGGCTCGGTGCGCATCCCCGAGGCGCTCCGCCCCTACGTCGGCTTCGAGACGATCGCGCGCGCTTGA